In Thermanaerovibrio velox DSM 12556, the genomic stretch ACCGACACAAGCAAAAGCCCGCCAAAACGGCTACTTAATCCCCAAGGATATTATCCTTGAGAACGCCGCCTCCGCCGGCAGATCGGACTTCTTGACCTTGTCCTCCGGGAAGAACAATACTATGCCAGACGTGGGATTAGGACTTGTTGGCATGAACAACGTGAGCATCACCCTCCCGTCCTTCCACACCTCCCTCTTGGTGACAAAGGCAAGCACATGCCCATCCCCAACTGGAACCTCCACAACCCCAAGGTACATCTCCTTGGAATCCTTGTTCGTTAACCGATCCACCAAATCCCTCATCACCTTGTACCAAGCCCCCACCATGGGAAGGGCCGCAAGAAAACGATCCACCCTGGTCATGAACCACTTCTCCTGGCGTCTTATCTTGTACCCACCGTAAAACACCAGGGAAACGGTGAAGAGCATTATCCCCGCCGTGGCCTCCACCGAATTGGTAAGACCGAACAACCACACGAAAAGGGATTCCACCGACTTAAAAACGAAGTTCAAAACGAGAAACGTGACTATCAGCGGGAAGAAAACCATAAGACCAGTCCCAAAGGTCTTGGCCCCCGCAGTCAGGAAAAGCCTCACCCTGAGCATAAACCGACGAAGCCCTCTTTCCCTCGACCTTGAGCTGCCGTCGTACGAAGACAACCCGATCCCCCCAGACTCGAAGAAGCTATAATAATACTATCAGCCCCATATACTACACCCAAAAGCCAGCACGAGGGACGTGAAAAAACTTGAAAAACCTGTTCTACGCCCTAACCAGATGCGCCCTTTGGATATACTTCAAGCTCTACCACCGCCTCACCGTGGAGGGAATAGAGAACATACCATCCGTTAACGTCATCGTAGCCCCAAACCACTGCAGCTACCTAGATCCCCCCGCCGTTGGAACAGCCTTCCCGAGAAGACTCACGTCCATCGCCTGGGAGGGACTCTTCAAATCCCGGTTCTTCTCCATGATAATAACCGCCCTGGGGGCCGTAAAGGTGTCCCACCAGGACGCCAAGAAAGCCGCGGCGGTGCTTAAGCTCAGCATAGAACTCCTAAGATCAGGACATGACCTCATGATCTTCCCGGAGGGACAGCGCAGCCCCACCGGCGAGCTGATGCCCCTGGAAGGCGGGGTTGCACTGATGGCCCTCAAGGCAAACCGCCCCATAGTCCCCGTGGTCATAAAGGGCTCCTTCGAGGCCCTGCCCACTCACCTAAGATTCCCGCGGCCAAAGAAGATAACCATACGATTCCTGCCCCCCATATGGCCCCCATCCGATGATTCAAAGGACCCCAAGACAATCCGGGAGGAGATCCTAAGGAAGCTGGAAGAAGCACTGAGGGCCGGGGCATAACGCCCCGGCCCTCGATCGCATCTCCCGTGCCCTAAGGCTAGCGGGCGGACAGCTCGTCGAAGAAGCGCCTCACCAGGTTGGAGGTTATCCTCTTCCGGTAGGAGGGGCTCTTCCTGGGGTTCACCTCGTCGTAAGCCCCAGAGGCGGCCAGCTCCGTCGCAGTCTTGAGGTCCTTGCCCACAACCGCCTCCTCGGTCTTCGTGAGCCTCATGGGAAGCGGAGACATGCTGCCCGCTGCCAAACGGAAGGTCTTCACCACCCCGTTCTCCTCCTCAAGGTACATGGCCAAGCTCACCCGGGAGAGGGTAAGGGCCTTCCTGGATCCACGCTTGAAGTACCGCTGGACCGCCCCCTTGGGAGGCACCGGGATCTCGATGGATTCGAGTATCTCCCCCGCCTCACAGGCGTTCTTCCGGTAGCTGGGCATGAACTCCTTGAGCGTCATGGTCCTCATCCCCTTGGCGGAGGCAAGGCGCACCTTGGCGTCCAAGGCCAAGAGTATCACCGGCAGGTCCGCCGCACCGGAGGCATTGGCCAGGTTGCCCCCCACGGTGGCCCTGTTCTGAATCGCAGGAGCACCGCTCCTGGCGGAAGCCTCCACCAACGCCGGCAGGTACTCCCTGGCCACGGAACTCCTTATTATCTCCCCGTTGGTGGTGCAGGCCTTGATCCTTATCACCTGCCCCTCCAGCTCTATGCCGTGAAGCTCCTTAACCCTGAAGAGGTCGATCACTTTCTGGGGCTCTCCCTTGCCGTTCTTGATGTCCGGCAGTATGTCCGTAGCCCCCGCCAGGATCTTGCAGTCCCCGTGCTTGGACAGGATATCCAGGGCCTCGGAAAGGCTCTTGGGCGAGAAGAACCTTCCCTCCTCTTCCCCGCTGAACCGGGGCTCCAGGGACTCACAAAGGCTCTTCCTGGGCTTGAAGGTCCTCGTGTACCCAAGGCGCACCGCCTGGTCCACCGCCTTGTATATCCTCTCGTAACCGGTGCAGCGGCAGAGGTTGCCGGAAAGGGCCACCTTGATCTCCTCCAGGGTGGGCTGCTGATTCTCCTCCAACAGCGCCCGGGAGGCCATTATCATGCCGGGGGTGCAGAAGCCGCAGTGGACCGCCCCCTGCTCCACAAAGGCCTTCTGGAGCTCGTCGGGGCTCTCCTCACTGCCCAGACCCTCGATGGTCAGTATCTCGCTTCCCGCCGCCTGCATGGCGGGCACGCAGCAGGCGTTTACCAGAAGACCGTCCATGATCACCGAACAGGCCCCGCATTCGCCCTCTCCGCAGCCCTCCTTGGTACCGGTGAGCTCCAGGTCCTCCCTGAGAACCCTCAAAAGAGGCCTAAGGGGATGGACATCCGCCTCCCTAACCTTCCCGTTAACGGTCATCTGTATCTTCATAGCCCTATACCCTCCTAGCAACCCTTTTCTTCAAGAAGCTTGAAGAGCTTCTCCCCGGTAAGGGGCACCTCGGTGCCAAAGACCCCCACCGCATGCTGAACCGCCGCCAGGAACGCCGGGGCCCCACCGTCCATTGGCAGCTCCCCCAGCCCCTTCGCCCCGTGAGGACCCACCGGACAGCTGGCGGGCTCCAAAACGTCCACGTTCCACTCCGGGGTATCCAGGGTAGTAGGTATTAAATAGGCGTTAAGGTGCTCTGCGGATATCTGCCCCTCCGGAGTAAGGGTCATGTCCTCTATGTGGCTCCAGCCTATGGCCTGAAGGAGACCGCCGTGTATCTGCCCCTCCACCATGACCGGATGGATGGCCTTACCTATCTCCGCAACGACCGTGGCCTTCACGGGCTGCACCTCAAAGGTGTCGGTGTCCACGTCCACCTCTATGGCCTGGGCGATCCAGGAGTAGGCCTTGTAAGCCTCTCCCCGGAAGGCATCCTGATCCCACTGGCCGGTGCATCCCGGCGGAAGGGTTCCGAAGACCTCAAGCTTACCCCTCTCGGCCCTGCAGGCCTTGGCGGCGTCCAAAACCGACATCTCCCCAGCGGGGGTCAGGAACACACCGTCCTTGAAGGACACTTCCCCATGCTTGCCCTTCAGGAACTCCTCCAGCTCCTTGAGCATGTTCTTCGCCGCCTCCTGCACCACCCTGCCAACGTACATGGTGCTCCTGGAGGCCACGGTGGGGCCGCTGTTGGGGGTCACCCGGGTATCGGGCCTCGGGCTCTCCACCACCTCAAATGGAACGTGAAGCGCCTCAGCGGCTATCATGGGATGCACGGTGGCTATACCCTGCCCCATATCGGTGCTGCTGGCGTGAACCTTGAAGATCTCCCCGTCGAACTCGATCTTTACGATGGTGCCCATGTTGCTCTCCCCAGCCCCGGTGAAACCACCGCCGTGCATGGCAAGGCTTATGCCTATGCCCCGGCGAACCCGGCCGGTCATCTTGGAGTACTCCTCCCGCTTACGCCGGTAGTCGGAAAGCTCCGCAGCCCTAAGCAGCGCCTCCTTGGCGTGCACCGACTCCTTCAAGACCTGGCCGCAGGGCATCACATCCCCAACCTCAAGGACGTTCTTGAGCCTCACGTCCAACGGATCCATCCCCAGTACCTGGGCTATCTTGTCCATGTGACGCTCCATGGCAAATATGGACTGGGGCGCCCCGAAACCTCGGTAGGCACCGCTGGGGACCATGTTGGTGGCCACCGACAGGGAATGAATCGAAACGTTGGGCACCCGATAACACCCATGGGCATGCAGGGTACCCCTCTGCTGAACCACCCGGCTCATGGTGGTGAAGGCCCCTCCATCCATGATGAACTCGATCTGGAGGGCCGTCAGGGTGCCGTCCTTCTTGACCCCCGCCTTTATCCTGGTCCGGGAGGGATGCCTCTTGGGAGTGCCCTTGAGGTCGTCAGAGCGGTCGTAGATGAGCCTCACGGGCTTGCCGCAGGCCAGGGCAAGGTTGGCTACCCAAAGGGCTATGGCGGAGGGAAAGTCCTCCTTGCCGCCGAAACCGCCACCGGTGGCCGCCTGGCGAACCCTTATGCGCTCCGGCTCCCAGCCCAGGGACTGGACCAGCGCACCGTGCACGTAGTAAGGGCACTGCATGGACCCCACGACATCCAACGTACCGTCCTCGTGGGGGATGGCCAACATGCCCTGGGTCTCAAGGTAAAGGTGCTCGTGAAGGCCGGTCCTGTACGTGCCCTCCACTATAACGTCCGCCTCGGCAAAACCCTTCTCCAGGTCCCCCCGGTCTATCTTGTACTCATCAAGTATGTTGTCCTCTCCCCATACTATGGCCACCTTGGCAAGGGAGTCCTCGATGGAGAGCACCGGGGTGAGGGGCTCTATGATGGGCTTCACCGCCTTAAGAGCCGCCTTTAAAGTGGCCTCGTCAGGGGCCGCCAAAAGGGCCACCCCCTGGGTGGCGTAGGTCACCCGATCCTCCGCCAGGATGGGGAAGTCATCGCGCACCATGTGCACGAAGTTCTTGCCCTTGAGGTCCTTGGCGGTGAGGAAAACCACCTTGGACCAGTCAAAGGAAGGATCCTTCTCAAATCCCTTCAACAACCCGTGGGGTACCGGGGAGCCTATCACCGCCCCCTCCCAGCAGCCAGGCACCTTCATGTCCGCCACGAACTGAGCCCTGCCCGTGGCCTTCTCAATGCCGTCCTTCCGCGGGACCGAGGTCCCAACAACCTTGCAGGTCATCTGCCAATCCCCTCCTGACGCTACTTTATGGGCCCTAAGGCCTTCCAGTGTGACTACTTCCTCCTGTCGTACGGGGTACCCTCAAGGGGCAGCACGGTACGCTCCTTCCCGTCAAACCGCTTGTAAGCCAGAGCGATGGCGGGGGCGAGGAGGCACCAGGGATATCTCGCCCACTCCCTTCGCGCCGAAGGCCACATCCCCTCCCTGGGCATAGCAGAGCTTCACCTCGATGGGAGGCACCTCCGGAGCCCTCCAAAGCCCCAGGGTACCGTACTTCTTGACCGGGTAGCCGCCGGGGGTTGGGAACTCCTCCGTGAGGGCGTAACCCATGCCCATCACTATGCCACCCTCTATCTGTCCCTCCATGGACTTGATGTTTATGGGCTGTCCCGAGTCGTGGCAGGCCACGTACTTAACCAGCCTGCCCTCCTCATCCAAAATGGCCACATGGGTGGCGTAACCGTAGGCTATGTGGCTCACCGGGTTCGGCTTGTCGGATCCCATGGGATCGCTCTTGAAGTCGAACTCCTGGTAGTAGTCCTTCCCCTCCAGGGCCTCAAGGGAGCCCGCATCCAGCAGGTCCTGGCGGAGAAGCTCCGCACAGCGCCTGGTGGCCTCCCCGGTGAAAACCGTCTGCCTGGAGGCGGTGCTGGTGCCCGCATCGGGGGTGAGCTTCGTGTCCGCCGGCATGTGCTGGATCTTGGACACCGGTATGCCCGTCACGTGGCTCACGATCTGGGTGGTCATGGTGGCTATGCCCTGACCCATGCACGCGGCGCTGGTGTATATCTGCACCTTGCCACCCCTGACCTCCAACCGTACCCGGGAGACGTCGGGAACCCCAACCCCAAGACCGCTGTTCTTCATCCCACAGGCTATGCCCGCGTAGGGACTGGACTCAAAGGCCTCCTTGGCGGCCAAGAGGGTCTCCTTAAAGCACACGTCGGGGCCCGCGATCTGCCCGTTGCTCATCACCGCACCGGGCTCTATGGCGTTACGCCAACGGATCTCCCAGTAGGATATGCCCACCTTCTCGGCCAGCAGGTTCATGTTGCCCTCCACCGCAAAGGCGGACTGGGTCACACCGAAACCCCGGAAGGCTCCGCAGGGGGGGTTGTTGGTGTAAACACCGATGCCCTCTATGTCTATGTTGGGCACCACATAGGGACCTCCCGCGTGGGTGCAGGCCCTCTGAAGGACCGGCCCCCCAAGGGACGTGTAAGCCCCTGTGTCGGAGGTTATCCTTATCCTGTGGGCGGTGAGACGTCCCTGCTCGTCACAGCCGGAGGTGATCTCTATCCTCATGGGGTGCCGCTTGGGATGAACCCGCAAGCTCTCCTCCCGGGTCATGGTGAGCTTAACCGGCTTCTTGGTTATCCAGGCCATGAGGGCCGCATGATGCTGCACCGACATGTCCTCCTTGCCCCCCGAAGCCGCCGCCCACCATGGCGGTGATACACCGGACCTTGTCAGCCGGGATGCCGAGCATGGCGCTTATCTGACGGTTCTCGTCGTAAACCCCCTGCCCTCCGGTGTAAACCACTATCCCGTCCTCCACCACCTCAGCCAAGGCGGACTCGGGCTCCATGAAGGCGTGATCAACCCGCTGGGTCTGATAGACCCTGGTCACCACGTGGGCGGACTTGGCAAGCGCCTCGTCCACGTTGCCCCTCTTCACGTGGGTCTTGACCTCCACGGTGTTACCCCAGGGATGAATCTTAGGGGCGTCCGGCGCCAGCGCCTCCTCGGGGGTGAGAATCGGCTTGAGCTCCTCGATGTCCACCTTTATGCGCTTCACCGCATCCCGGGCGATGTGAACGTCCTTGGCAACCACCAGCGCCAAGGCATCCCCCACGTACCGGGTCTCCTCCCCCTCCGCCACGAGGACAGGCCAATCCTGAACCAGGTGCCCTATGATCCGCTTGCCCGGTATGTCCTTCCAGGTGATCACCGCCTCCACGCCCTCCATGGCCCTGGCCTCGGAGACGTCGATCTTCTTAACCAATCCCCTGGGGACCGGAGAGCGGAGAACCGCCCCGTAAAGCATGCCCGGCAGGGATAGGTCATCCACGAACTTGGCAACCCCAAGCACCTTATCCTTGGCGTCAACCCTGGGCATGGCCTCCCCGATCTTCCAGGCCCGGTCCTCCTCGACCGGGACGTAGTTCTCCCGGAAGGCCCAGGCGGCCTTCTCTATGGCGTCCTCTATCTTCACGTAACCGGTGCAGCGGCAGATGTTGCCCCGGATGGCCTCCTTTATCTCCTTCCTGGTGGGGTTAAGGTTCTGATCCAGAAGGGCCTTGGCGCTTATGACCATGCCAGGTATGCAGAACCCGCACTGAACCGCTCCGGTGGCACCGAAGGCCCAGGTGTAAACCTGCTTCTCCCTCTCCGAGAGGCCCTCTACGGTTATTACCTCCTTGCGGTCCACCTGAGAGAGCTTCAGCACACAGGCCCGGTACTTCTTGCCATCCACCAGGACCATGCAGGTTCCACAGGCACCCTCACCGCAACCCTCCTTGGCAGAGGTTATGCCAAGATCCTTCCTCAGGTACTCAAGAAGGTTCTTGTCCCTCTCCTCCCGGTACTCAACACCGTTGACCTTGAACGCGTACATCTACTCTTCCTCCTTCCGCCCGCGGCGCAATAGATACTGCCCCGCAGGTTCTTGGCCTTCGAAAACCCCCCGGTGATATGCCCTTGATCCCCGAAGGTACACGGATACCACCCGGCCGGTCACGCTCCATCCCTCGTAGGGCGTGTAGTCCACCCTTTGAACCTGCTGAGAGGCCCTCACGGTCCACCTGCTATTAGGATCGAACACCACCACGTCCGCATCGCTGCCCGGCAACAATATCCCCTTCCTGGGATAGAGACCGAATATCTTGGCCGGAGATGTGGACACCACGTTGACGAAGGTGCCCAGGGATATGCGTCCCCCCTCGACCCCCTCCGAATACAGGATCGAAAGCCGATGTTCCACCCCGGGAAGCCCGTTGGGAATGCGCCTGAAGTCCTTGAGCCCCCTGTCCTTGTGACCAATAAGATTGAAGGAACAGTGATCCGTGGCCACCACGTCCACGTATCCACCCTCAAGGTCCATCCACAGGGCCTCCACGTCCCCTCTGGACCTGAGGGGAGGGGAGCAGACGTAGGCGGAGGCATCCCCGTCGGGCAAGAGGTACCGCCCCTCATCCAAGGTGAGGTACTGAACGCAGGTCTCCGCCCAGACTTGATTTCCCCTTTCTTTGAAGGCCCTTATGTGCTCCATTGACTTGGCGGAGCTCACGTGCACCACGTAAAGGGGGGCTTGCACCGCCTCCGCCATGGTAAGGGCCCTAAAGACCGCCTCGGACTCCACAAAGGAGGGCCTGCTCAGGGGATGGTATCGGGGGGAGAGCCTGCCCTCCCTTGCCAACCTCTCTCCCATGGAGGACACCAGATCCCCGTTCTCGCAGTGGAGGCACAACACCCCCCCAAGATCCCTCAAGAGCTCCATCATCCTCATGATTGACCCGTCATCAAGCTGAAGGAGCCCCTTGTAGGCCATGTACATCTTGAAGGAGGGTATGCCCCCCTTGACCACCTGGGGCAGCTCCCTCTCCACCTCATCGTTCCAGTCGGTGACCGCCAGGTGGAAGCCGTAGTCACAGTGGCACTTGCCCCGGGAAAGGCGGTGCCATTCCTCGATGCCCTGTCTAAGGCTCTCACCCTTGAACTGGGTGGCATAGTCGATTATGGTGGTGGTACCCCCCGCCAGGGCGGCCATGGTGCCGGATTTGAAGTCATCGGCGGTCCTGAAGTCCCCGGCGGGAAGGTCAAAGTGGGTATGGGGATCCACGCCGCCGGGCAGGATCAGCATGCCCCCGCAGTCCACCACCTCATCCCCCTCCCTTTCCAGGTCGAAACCAAGGGAGTGGACTTGCTCACCCTCAATCCGAAGATCCATCCTCGCCGCCCCGCTGGGGGACGCCACCAAACCACCTTTTAGGACTATTCCCATTTAAACTCTTACCTCCCCGGGCGGGGCCCTGAG encodes the following:
- a CDS encoding DUF502 domain-containing protein translates to MSSYDGSSRSRERGLRRFMLRVRLFLTAGAKTFGTGLMVFFPLIVTFLVLNFVFKSVESLFVWLFGLTNSVEATAGIMLFTVSLVFYGGYKIRRQEKWFMTRVDRFLAALPMVGAWYKVMRDLVDRLTNKDSKEMYLGVVEVPVGDGHVLAFVTKREVWKDGRVMLTLFMPTSPNPTSGIVLFFPEDKVKKSDLPAEAAFSRIISLGIK
- a CDS encoding lysophospholipid acyltransferase family protein produces the protein MKNLFYALTRCALWIYFKLYHRLTVEGIENIPSVNVIVAPNHCSYLDPPAVGTAFPRRLTSIAWEGLFKSRFFSMIITALGAVKVSHQDAKKAAAVLKLSIELLRSGHDLMIFPEGQRSPTGELMPLEGGVALMALKANRPIVPVVIKGSFEALPTHLRFPRPKKITIRFLPPIWPPSDDSKDPKTIREEILRKLEEALRAGA
- a CDS encoding FAD binding domain-containing protein gives rise to the protein MKIQMTVNGKVREADVHPLRPLLRVLREDLELTGTKEGCGEGECGACSVIMDGLLVNACCVPAMQAAGSEILTIEGLGSEESPDELQKAFVEQGAVHCGFCTPGMIMASRALLEENQQPTLEEIKVALSGNLCRCTGYERIYKAVDQAVRLGYTRTFKPRKSLCESLEPRFSGEEEGRFFSPKSLSEALDILSKHGDCKILAGATDILPDIKNGKGEPQKVIDLFRVKELHGIELEGQVIRIKACTTNGEIIRSSVAREYLPALVEASARSGAPAIQNRATVGGNLANASGAADLPVILLALDAKVRLASAKGMRTMTLKEFMPSYRKNACEAGEILESIEIPVPPKGAVQRYFKRGSRKALTLSRVSLAMYLEEENGVVKTFRLAAGSMSPLPMRLTKTEEAVVGKDLKTATELAASGAYDEVNPRKSPSYRKRITSNLVRRFFDELSAR
- a CDS encoding xanthine dehydrogenase family protein molybdopterin-binding subunit, yielding MTCKVVGTSVPRKDGIEKATGRAQFVADMKVPGCWEGAVIGSPVPHGLLKGFEKDPSFDWSKVVFLTAKDLKGKNFVHMVRDDFPILAEDRVTYATQGVALLAAPDEATLKAALKAVKPIIEPLTPVLSIEDSLAKVAIVWGEDNILDEYKIDRGDLEKGFAEADVIVEGTYRTGLHEHLYLETQGMLAIPHEDGTLDVVGSMQCPYYVHGALVQSLGWEPERIRVRQAATGGGFGGKEDFPSAIALWVANLALACGKPVRLIYDRSDDLKGTPKRHPSRTRIKAGVKKDGTLTALQIEFIMDGGAFTTMSRVVQQRGTLHAHGCYRVPNVSIHSLSVATNMVPSGAYRGFGAPQSIFAMERHMDKIAQVLGMDPLDVRLKNVLEVGDVMPCGQVLKESVHAKEALLRAAELSDYRRKREEYSKMTGRVRRGIGISLAMHGGGFTGAGESNMGTIVKIEFDGEIFKVHASSTDMGQGIATVHPMIAAEALHVPFEVVESPRPDTRVTPNSGPTVASRSTMYVGRVVQEAAKNMLKELEEFLKGKHGEVSFKDGVFLTPAGEMSVLDAAKACRAERGKLEVFGTLPPGCTGQWDQDAFRGEAYKAYSWIAQAIEVDVDTDTFEVQPVKATVVAEIGKAIHPVMVEGQIHGGLLQAIGWSHIEDMTLTPEGQISAEHLNAYLIPTTLDTPEWNVDVLEPASCPVGPHGAKGLGELPMDGGAPAFLAAVQHAVGVFGTEVPLTGEKLFKLLEEKGC
- a CDS encoding molybdopterin cofactor-binding domain-containing protein, which gives rise to MQHHAALMAWITKKPVKLTMTREESLRVHPKRHPMRIEITSGCDEQGRLTAHRIRITSDTGAYTSLGGPVLQRACTHAGGPYVVPNIDIEGIGVYTNNPPCGAFRGFGVTQSAFAVEGNMNLLAEKVGISYWEIRWRNAIEPGAVMSNGQIAGPDVCFKETLLAAKEAFESSPYAGIACGMKNSGLGVGVPDVSRVRLEVRGGKVQIYTSAACMGQGIATMTTQIVSHVTGIPVSKIQHMPADTKLTPDAGTSTASRQTVFTGEATRRCAELLRQDLLDAGSLEALEGKDYYQEFDFKSDPMGSDKPNPVSHIAYGYATHVAILDEEGRLVKYVACHDSGQPINIKSMEGQIEGGIVMGMGYALTEEFPTPGGYPVKKYGTLGLWRAPEVPPIEVKLCYAQGGDVAFGAKGVGEISLVPPRPRHRSGLQAV
- a CDS encoding 2Fe-2S iron-sulfur cluster-binding protein; the protein is MYAFKVNGVEYREERDKNLLEYLRKDLGITSAKEGCGEGACGTCMVLVDGKKYRACVLKLSQVDRKEVITVEGLSEREKQVYTWAFGATGAVQCGFCIPGMVISAKALLDQNLNPTRKEIKEAIRGNICRCTGYVKIEDAIEKAAWAFRENYVPVEEDRAWKIGEAMPRVDAKDKVLGVAKFVDDLSLPGMLYGAVLRSPVPRGLVKKIDVSEARAMEGVEAVITWKDIPGKRIIGHLVQDWPVLVAEGEETRYVGDALALVVAKDVHIARDAVKRIKVDIEELKPILTPEEALAPDAPKIHPWGNTVEVKTHVKRGNVDEALAKSAHVVTRVYQTQRVDHAFMEPESALAEVVEDGIVVYTGGQGVYDENRQISAMLGIPADKVRCITAMVGGGFGGQGGHVGAASCGPHGLDNQEAG
- the hydA gene encoding dihydropyrimidinase, whose protein sequence is MGIVLKGGLVASPSGAARMDLRIEGEQVHSLGFDLEREGDEVVDCGGMLILPGGVDPHTHFDLPAGDFRTADDFKSGTMAALAGGTTTIIDYATQFKGESLRQGIEEWHRLSRGKCHCDYGFHLAVTDWNDEVERELPQVVKGGIPSFKMYMAYKGLLQLDDGSIMRMMELLRDLGGVLCLHCENGDLVSSMGERLAREGRLSPRYHPLSRPSFVESEAVFRALTMAEAVQAPLYVVHVSSAKSMEHIRAFKERGNQVWAETCVQYLTLDEGRYLLPDGDASAYVCSPPLRSRGDVEALWMDLEGGYVDVVATDHCSFNLIGHKDRGLKDFRRIPNGLPGVEHRLSILYSEGVEGGRISLGTFVNVVSTSPAKIFGLYPRKGILLPGSDADVVVFDPNSRWTVRASQQVQRVDYTPYEGWSVTGRVVSVYLRGSRAYHRGVFEGQEPAGQYLLRRGRKEEE